One Setaria italica strain Yugu1 chromosome II, Setaria_italica_v2.0, whole genome shotgun sequence DNA segment encodes these proteins:
- the LOC101780479 gene encoding cucumisin translates to MASTRASPPLLLLLVYVVFTERQAAPAELSSERVASFHHDLLTGVIDDSSSAPDRVVYHYSRTLHGFAARLTDDEKNRLAGKDGVISIHEKVVYRPQTTRSWDFLGLPHRNDPTRLPFESDVIIGMVDTGIWPDSASFSDAGLPPPPAKWKGVCSRNFTSCNNKIIGARSYRDGNTTLSVLDNEGHGTHTASTAAGRAVPGASLGGLAGGTARGAVPGARIAVYKVCWEDGCSSEDILAAFDDAVADGVDVISASLGSGIPYDYAADPMAIGAFHAARSGVVVSVSAGNSGPELGTVCNVAPWTISTGAALTDRRIVTEVALGDGRSFEGSAITVFPHLGKPSLLMDPGSCDDDNLAGKRYKGAVLLCGNGDFGSSSAMAATGADGAIAYRFMDHDMDTAFSFDLPLAIVKQKEYEHIADYYNSTRHPVATIKKSVTVKDAAAPAVAQFSSRGPNMITYGVLKPDLSAPGVDILAAWSPEAPVSGSTDDKRRAKYNIISGTSMACPHVTGAAAYLKSAHPGWSHAAVLSALVTTATPMGSGEPEAEHAYGAGQVDPLRARYPGLVYDASEADYVAFLCAQGYNSSQLATVTGRSSASCSDEARGGAVGDLNYPTIAVPVLNYGVGFAAEFPRTVTNVGPADSVYRATVTTVPGVDVTVTPDELAFSAGTKKLSFKVSVSGKLLPANGTMGASAAIVWSDGRHHVRSPIYVFPHKHVM, encoded by the exons TGCACGGCTTCGCCGCCAGGCTCACCGACGACGAGAAGAACAGGCTCGCTG GCAAGGACGGCGTCATCTCTATCCACGAGAAGGTGGTGTACAGGCCCCAGACGACGAGGTCCTGGGACTTCCTCGGCCTTCCCCACCGCAACGACCCCACCCGGCTCCCCTTCGAGAGCGACGTTATCATCGGCATGGTCGACACCGGCATCTGGCCGGACTCCGcctccttctccgacgccggccTCCCACCGCCTCCGGCCAAGTGGAAGGGCGTCTGCTCCAGGAACTTcacctcctgcaacaacaagaTCATCGGCGCGCGGTCCTACCGCGACGGCAACACGACCCTTTCCGTGCTCGACAACGAGGGCCACGGCACGCACACGgcgtccacggcggcggggcgcgccgTCCCCGGCGCGAGCCTCggcgggctcgccggcggcacggcgcgggGAGCGGTGCCTGGGGCTAGGATTGCCGTGTACAAGGTGTGCTGGGAGGACGGGTGCTCGTCGGAGGACATCCTGGCGGCGTTCGACGACGCCGTTGCCGACGGCGTGGACGTGATCTCGGCGTCGCTGGGTTCGGGGATCCCCTACGACTACGCCGCCGACCCCATGGCCATCGGCGCGTTCCACGCCGCGCGGAGCGGCGTCGTCGTCTCCGTTTCGGCGGGGAACAGCGGGCCCGAGCTGGGGACCGTCTGCAACGTCGCGCCGTGGACCATCTCCACGGGGGCCGCCCTCACCGACCGCCGGATCGTCACCGAGGTCGCCCTCGGCGACGGCAGGAGCTTCGAGGGGAGCGCCATCACCGTCTTCCCGCACCTCGGGAAGCCGTCGCTGCTCATGGACCCCGGGTCCTGCGACGACGACAACCTCGCCGGGAAGAGGTACAAGGGCGCGGTGCTCCTCTGCGGCAACGGCGATTTCGGGAGCTcgtccgccatggccgccacggGCGCCGACGGCGCCATCGCCTACCGCTTCATGGACCACGACATGGACACGGCCTTCTCCTTCGATCTTCCACTCGCCATCGTCAAGCAGAAGGAGTACGAGCACATCGCCGACTACTACAACAGCACCAGGCACCCCGTGGCCACCATCAAGAAGAGCGTCACCGtcaaggacgcggcggcgccggccgtcgCCCAGTTCTCCTCCCGCGGCCCTAACATGATCACATACGGCGTCCTCAAG CCGGACCTGAGCGCTCCGGGAGTGGACATCCtggcggcgtggtcgccggAGGCGCCGGTCTCCGGCAGCACCGACGACAAGCGGAGGGCCAAGTACAACATCATCTCGGGCACGTCCATGGCGTGCCCGCACgtgacgggggcggcggcgtaccTCAAGTCCGCCCACCCGGGGTGGTCCCACGCCGCCGTGCTCTCGGCGCTCGTGACGACGGCAACGCCGATGGGCTCCGGCGAGCCGGAGGCCGAGCACGCGTACGGCGCCGGTCAGGTGGACCCGCTCCGGGCCCGCTACCCTGGCCTCGTCTACGACGCCTCGGAGGCCGACTACGTCGCCTTCCTCTGCGCGCAGGGGTACAACTCGTCGCAGCTGGCGACCGTGACCGGCAGGAGCTCCGCCTCGTGCTCTGACGAGGCCAggggcggcgccgtcggcgaccTCAACTACCCGACCATTGCCGTGCCGGTCCTCAACTACGGCGTGGGGTTCGCCGCCGAGTTCCCCCGGACGGTGACCAACGTCGGGCCCGCCGACTCGGTGTACCGCGCGACGGTCACCACGGTGCCCGGCGTCGACGTCACCGTCACGCCCGACGAGCTGGCGTTCAGCGCCGGGACGAAGAAGTTGAGCTTCAAGGTGAGCGTCTCCGGCAAGCTGCTGCCGGCGAACGGCACCATGGGCGCGTCGGCGGCCATCGTCTGGTCCGACGGGAGGCACCACGTCAGGAGCCCCATATACGTGTTCCCTCATAAGCACGTCATGTAA
- the LOC101785030 gene encoding THO complex subunit 4B has protein sequence MSSGLDMSLDDLIKQSKSKPKSNHASSSGPARRVPPATRAAPYPPAATKAHRAAAESPYGVYSEHIAAMAAVAPPPPPATARSLETGTKLHISNLDAGVTVEDVQELFSEVGELKRYSMNYDKDGISKGTAEVVFARKVDALDAIKKYNGVLLDGKPMNIDLIGSNAERPSMPPLIQNRPLQNYNDIHSSVPQNQRGGQRKAPQGNGRGGGSIQNSGGRGQGKGRGQDRNRTPLSAADLDAELDNYHASAVKEK, from the exons ATGTCGAGCGGCCTGGACATGTCCCTGGACGACCTCATCAAGCAGTCCAAATCCAAGCCCAAGTCCAACCACGCCTCCTCGTCGGGgcccgcccgccgcgtgccgccggccacccgcgCGGCGCCCtacccgccggccgccaccaag gcccaccgcgccgccgccgagtcgCCCTACGGGGTCTACTCCGAGCacatcgccgccatggccgcggtcgcgccgccaccgccgccagccaccgcgaGGTCGCTCGAGACGGGGACGAAGCTGCACATCTCCAACCTTGACGCCGGCGTCACCGTCGAGGATGTCCAG GAACTGTTCTCGGAGGTTGGTGAGCTCAAACGTTATTCGATGAACTATGACAAAGATGGGATATCCAAG GGAACTGCGGAAGTTGTCTTTGCAAGGAAAGTGGATGCTTTGGATGCTATCAAGAAATACAATGGTGTTCTACTTGATGGGAAGCCAATGAATATAGATCTCATTGGAAGCAATGCGGAACGACCTTCCATGCCACCGTTGATACAGAACCGTCCTTTGCAGAACTATAATGATATCCATAGCAG TGTACCTCAAAACCAAAGAGGTGGTCAGCGAAAAGCACCTCAAGGCAATGGTCGTGGTGGAGGCAGTATTCAGAACAGTGGCGGCCGTGGGCAGGGGAAAGGCCGAGGACAGGACCGGAACCGCACGCCCTTATCTGCCGCAGATCTTGATGCTGAACTGGACAATTACCATGCATCGGCTGTGAAAGAGAAATGA
- the LOC101785433 gene encoding ras-related protein RAB1BV codes for MGKPPKRPPPRPDYDYHAKLLLIGDSGVGKTCLLLQFSDHSFTTSFITTHGIDFKVRTIELDGWRIKLQIWDTAGQERFRTITTAYYRNAMGILLVYDVTDESSFNNIRNWIRNTEQHASDNVNKILIGNKADMDESKRAVPTSKGQALADEYGIKFFETSAKTNLNVNQVFFSIARDVTQRFVETNTKQPEFWESTTITINRPEGGGDTSTQQKSACCGS; via the exons ATGGGGAAGCCGCCGAAGAGGCCCCCGCCCCGGCCCGACTACGACTACCACGCCAAGCTGCTCCTCATCGGCGACAGCG GTGTTGGAAAAACTTGTCTCCTTTTACAGTTCTCAGATCACTCCTTCACCACTAGCTTTATAACCACCCACGG GATTGACTTCAAAGTAAGAACAATTGAGCTTGATGGTTGGCGCATAAAGTTGCAGATCTGGGATACTGCTGGCCAAGAACGTTTTCGAACTATTACAACTG CCTACTACAGGAATGCAATGGGCATTTTGCTTGTGTATGATGTTACTGACGAGTCATCATTCAATA ATATAAGAAACTGGATTAGGAACACTGAGCAACATGCTTCCGACAATGTGAACAAAATTTTGATAGGCAACAAAGCAGACATGGATGAAAGCAAACGG GCTGTACCAACTTCTAAAGGGCAGGCTCTTGCTGACGAGTATGGCATCAAGTTTTTTGAAACG AGTGCAAAGACCAACCTGAACGTGAATCAGGTTTTCTTTTCAATAGCAAGAGATGTCACGCAAAGGTTCGTGGAAACTAATACAAAGCAGCCAGAG TTTTGGGAGAGCACCACGATCACTATCAACAGACCTGAGGGTGGTGGTGACACTTCGACGCAACAGAAGTCAGCTTGCTGTGGATCGTGA